The following are from one region of the Psychromonas sp. psych-6C06 genome:
- the purT gene encoding formate-dependent phosphoribosylglycinamide formyltransferase, which produces MSVSIFGNATSPSATKALLLGSGELGKEVAIELQRFGIEVIAADSYANAPAMQIAHSSHVVSMLDGEKLEKIIRAEKPDFIIPEVEAIATDTLVKLESEGFNVIPSARATKLTMDREGIRRLVAETLNVKTSPYFFTDSKAQYLQAVKEVGIPCVIKPVMSSSGKGQSVIKSEQELDKAWEYSQQGGRTGAGRVIVEGFIPFDYEITLLTISAVDGVHFCAPIGHRQEDGDYRESWQPQVMSETALAQAQQIAEKVVTELGGYGLFGMEFFVKGDEVYFNEVSPRPHDTGLVTLLSQDASEFALHVRAILGFPIGQITQYGPTASSVILGNGTSKDIQYSNIGNALAQVAGSQMRLFAKPDINGTRRLGVAIARGADAQSAVENAKLISSKVEISY; this is translated from the coding sequence ATGAGTGTTTCTATTTTTGGTAATGCGACTTCCCCAAGTGCAACAAAGGCGCTATTACTTGGTTCCGGTGAATTAGGTAAAGAGGTTGCTATTGAGCTGCAACGTTTTGGTATTGAAGTGATTGCAGCAGACAGTTATGCCAACGCCCCTGCAATGCAAATTGCCCATTCTTCACATGTTGTTTCGATGTTAGACGGTGAAAAGCTAGAAAAAATTATCCGCGCAGAAAAACCCGACTTTATCATTCCAGAAGTAGAAGCGATTGCCACCGATACACTAGTTAAGTTAGAGAGTGAAGGTTTTAATGTGATCCCTTCAGCGCGTGCAACTAAACTCACTATGGACAGAGAAGGTATTCGTCGCCTTGTCGCTGAAACACTGAACGTTAAAACCTCACCCTATTTTTTCACAGATAGCAAAGCGCAATACTTACAAGCAGTGAAAGAAGTGGGTATTCCATGTGTGATAAAGCCCGTAATGAGCAGCTCAGGTAAAGGACAATCAGTCATTAAGTCAGAGCAGGAATTAGATAAAGCTTGGGAATACTCTCAACAGGGTGGACGAACCGGTGCTGGTCGTGTGATTGTAGAAGGGTTTATTCCTTTTGATTATGAAATAACACTGCTCACTATTAGCGCGGTTGATGGCGTCCATTTTTGTGCACCTATTGGTCATCGCCAAGAAGATGGTGATTATCGCGAATCTTGGCAGCCACAGGTGATGTCAGAAACAGCACTTGCTCAGGCGCAACAGATAGCTGAAAAAGTGGTCACTGAATTGGGTGGCTACGGCTTATTTGGGATGGAATTTTTTGTCAAAGGTGACGAAGTATATTTCAATGAGGTCTCCCCTCGCCCACACGATACAGGCTTAGTTACTTTACTTTCGCAGGATGCGTCAGAGTTTGCATTACATGTGCGTGCAATATTAGGATTTCCAATTGGACAGATAACCCAATACGGCCCTACGGCATCTAGTGTTATTTTAGGTAATGGCACATCGAAAGATATTCAATATAGCAATATCGGTAACGCATTAGCGCAAGTAGCAGGTTCACAAATGCGTCTATTTGCTAAGCCTGATATTAACGGAACACGTCGTTTAGGTGTCGCGATTGCCCGAGGAGCTGATGCACAATCAGCGGTGGAAAATGCCAAACTGATTTCAAGCAAGGTTGAAATTAGTTACTAA
- a CDS encoding SulA-like leucine-rich domain-containing protein, with product MLSRFQQQASNALFTINGSVQQQVHHNDRLTLSYDLNNYQALLSHLQESDDPRWILFIAPPGKPNFQFLQQAGINKSRIITLSSKQIKTPEKLFKEALASNNYAAVIRWVNSGEQPSVDEVNQLTERSKTHCFVYCAQ from the coding sequence ATGTTATCTCGTTTTCAGCAACAAGCAAGCAACGCACTATTTACTATCAATGGTTCAGTGCAACAGCAAGTTCATCACAATGACAGATTAACGTTAAGTTACGACTTAAATAACTACCAAGCACTACTAAGTCATCTTCAAGAAAGCGATGATCCACGTTGGATCTTGTTTATTGCGCCACCTGGAAAGCCTAACTTTCAATTTCTACAGCAGGCAGGCATCAACAAAAGCCGCATCATCACCCTCAGTTCAAAACAGATCAAAACACCAGAGAAATTATTTAAGGAGGCATTAGCGAGTAACAACTATGCGGCGGTTATTCGTTGGGTGAATAGTGGTGAACAGCCATCGGTTGATGAGGTAAATCAATTAACAGAAAGATCTAAAACGCACTGTTTTGTTTATTGTGCACAATAA
- a CDS encoding YaeP family protein: protein MYPYCDKTKNIINLIGSGDAAYVPKAITCALKTLDAIAANEELDNKIREDAAFAAANLALSDYNDND, encoded by the coding sequence ATGTACCCATATTGCGACAAAACAAAAAACATCATTAATTTAATCGGCAGTGGCGATGCGGCTTATGTACCAAAAGCAATCACCTGTGCTTTAAAAACCTTAGATGCGATTGCTGCCAATGAAGAACTTGATAATAAAATCCGTGAAGATGCCGCTTTTGCAGCAGCTAACTTAGCATTAAGT
- the rdgC gene encoding recombination-associated protein RdgC, giving the protein MFFKNLQVYRFTRPLEQDEKALERNLEEFKFKPCGSQDVSKLGWVFPMGKIGAMYTHTANKQILICLKKEEKMLPAGVIKDQLNERVESIEAEQGRALKKKEKDALKEDIVMQLLPRAFSRSSNTFAWIDPEADMLYVDASSARKAEELISLLRKTLGSLPVVPVQLKNQADVVMTDWLVEGNIPANFKLEDEAELCSALEGGGIIRCKQQDLLSDEIKNHLASDKFVTKLALNWADSISFIIGEEFALKRLKFSDVLQEQNEDIEKDDFAARFDADFALMTGEITQLIPAVIEAFGGEQSL; this is encoded by the coding sequence ATGTTTTTCAAAAACCTACAAGTTTATCGATTTACCCGCCCGCTCGAACAAGACGAAAAAGCCTTAGAACGAAACTTAGAAGAGTTTAAATTTAAGCCCTGTGGAAGCCAAGATGTGTCCAAATTAGGTTGGGTATTTCCAATGGGGAAAATTGGTGCAATGTACACCCATACTGCAAATAAACAGATCCTCATTTGCCTTAAGAAAGAAGAAAAAATGTTACCTGCTGGTGTTATCAAAGATCAGCTTAATGAACGTGTCGAATCAATTGAAGCAGAACAAGGTCGCGCATTAAAGAAAAAAGAAAAAGATGCATTAAAAGAAGATATCGTGATGCAACTGTTGCCACGTGCATTTAGCCGTAGTTCAAACACCTTTGCATGGATTGATCCTGAAGCAGATATGTTATATGTCGATGCATCTAGTGCACGTAAAGCAGAAGAGTTAATTTCACTCTTACGCAAGACCTTAGGCAGTCTGCCAGTTGTACCAGTACAGTTAAAAAATCAAGCTGATGTAGTCATGACTGATTGGTTAGTTGAAGGTAATATTCCAGCTAACTTTAAACTCGAAGACGAAGCAGAGTTATGCTCTGCGCTAGAAGGTGGTGGCATTATTCGTTGTAAACAACAGGACTTACTTTCAGATGAAATTAAGAATCATCTTGCTTCCGATAAATTTGTAACTAAATTAGCGCTCAACTGGGCAGATAGTATCTCCTTTATTATAGGTGAAGAGTTCGCGCTAAAACGCCTTAAATTTTCAGATGTATTACAGGAGCAAAACGAAGATATCGAAAAAGATGATTTTGCTGCACGGTTCGATGCTGATTTTGCATTAATGACAGGTGAAATAACACAGCTGATACCTGCAGTTATCGAGGCCTTTGGCGGTGAGCAAAGCCTTTAA